The DNA sequence attataataagaataattagtaattttgccCTTTGAAATTTCGACAATATTGATTATATCCCCCTAAAATATACGGTTTGTTAAGAATTTCTTAAACTTTTACctttacaaaaaattatttcttcTGTTAGGTTCCATCAGATTATTCCGTTTAAATATTAATGTATTCTTGTAAATTAGTAACTTTGTCAACTAaactttaataattattaaatcataccccctcaaaataaaaataattcaattttttgtagtaaattttaaaaaaataatttaaattttaagaaaaattattttaaataattaaaaattattaaaaaattgaaataagtttaaatttattttttttcaaaaaatctatatttatttaagtaaatataacattttttttaatttaattttttattcaaaaatttagtttgattaattatttattgaatttttaaaatatgtatttataaataatataacatttaaaaatattttcttaaaaaatgatttaaattttcttcaatatatttaataattttataaaatattttgtaaaaatacacattataaatttataaataaaaacaaaaaatatactttaaaaagcaaaaattctaATCAttcttataataatatttaaacttGTATTGTGGGGTTGGGTGTTGGGAGGCCCGCACAAGTGAGTTCTGCAAAGTAAGCAGCGTCAACACTTGGCCAGCCTATAACCCCTCCACAAATTACTGCGCACAAAATGTGATAGGCGCGGCGAGCAGCTCCCACCGCTCGCTTTGTTTTCCTTACTCATTAGTTTAAGGCATCTTTTAATTGAGCTCCCAATcttattcttataagttttatttCAATAAGGATTTACTTCAAAATCGATGTGGGACTCTGAAATGATGACGAGGCAGTAATTAGATTTGGAATGGGTTGTTTGTTGTCCTACCTAACTAGCTCATTACATCCCAAAATCCTAAAACTAAAAAGCATTGTCAGGTTCGCCCTTCCTCCTCCATCTTCTTCATTTTCTGGGTGTTTTTTTATCTTCCATTTATTTGGGTTAGTTTATATGATTTTGATTCATCATTGAATGTGTATCAATCACTGAaattagttcttttttttttcctcaaaaTTATGTAGACTTCTTATTGAAATTTGGTATAGTGTGTATTTCTCTCACAAAATGATTTGTTTAGTACTATCGAACTGATTTGATGATATAGGAGATATTGTTTGTTCAGTTGATctcactctcagtcatatctGTATTTTTTATATCCCATGGTTTCTTCAACAATCACTGTTTCTAAATTCACAGAGAAACCCTTAAACCCCTAAACCCCTATACTCTCTCtcattagagagagaaagagagagagagagaggggaacCCATTCTGCATCCATATGGAAACAATTTAGACACTTGGTGCTCCATTGAGAATAAGAGATTCAAGTTTGAACCTTGTCTCATCCCAATTCCCAACCCCTCTCACGGAGTCTCACCACTagaccaaatcaaacctagtgggttatggaaatttttgtttttgttgttgaaAAAGTTATACGAAACTGAAGCATGTCAGAttgtttctttctctcttttttgttaataattgttttaggtaAGCTAAGCTGATCAAGCActtgtttttcttttatgttTATGATTATAGTTATTGTAAATGTTTGGTTAAAATGGTTAAATGAAGCTGAAACAGGCTCTATGATTTATGAGAGTAATctattttcactatttttattGGCTGTAGGTGACGCTCATATATGTAGCTGATTCTTATTAACAATGGAAAAAATACACCTATGTTAGAAAACAAGTATGACTTGTAACATTTATATGTGGTATTTAAAGATCTCTGACTATTAGTACTTGCATTTGATCTAATATTGACAGACTATTTCTTTTTTGAATACCGTTGggattttttttaagaaccaATGGAATGATGTGGCTTGAATACATTTGATGGTTGCAGtaatatcttttattttagtttttcctttcctttttatGGATTGACAACCAGCAGTTTAACTCTCTTTTTCGGGTTGGAAATTGCAGATAATTGAGATATGGCTTTTGCTGTAACACATTCCGTTAGCTCAAACTTATTATGTCCAACACATGACAAGTTAAGAAAGCCACGCCAACAAAGGCGTTCCCTCCAAAAGGTGCAGTCAACTTTGAACAGAGTCGATTTTGACACTCAAAAAGTCACCTCACGAAATTCCTCAACCAGGAAAGAGTGGGTACTCTTACTTCATTTTATCAAGCAGTTAACCTTCTGCTTTATGAAGCTTCACTAATTCAACTTGAAACTGTTGCAGCTGTGAGTGTTTTGATTTATATGAAAAGATAATTCCATATGGAATGGCATGGTCTTGGCAGAAAAGATTAGTGAATGAGAAAAGGGATATGATTCAAAGGAAGGAAGATTGTCCTGACACTTTGATTGTTCTTCAACACAACCCCGTTTATACATTGGGTACGAGTAGTTCTGAGAATTTTCTTAATTTCGACTTGAAGAATGCTCCTTATGAAGTACATAGAACTGAACGTGGTGGTGAAGTTACATACCATGGTCCTGGCCAAGTAAATTTTTTAACCACCCTGTTACTTTTTCCAAGCTCAATGCTTCACACTTTGAATTGGTGTAGATTGTGCTTTCTTAAACTAAACTCCATGTCTTTAATTCTACTATTGGGAACATATGGGTACCAAAATCCACACATGTTAGAGATCCGTTTACCTTCGCCTGCTTTACATTGCATATTGAGCTTCAATTAATGTGTGATTACAGTTTCATACCAGACACTCTTATACTTTAAACTTTTCATATTCATGAGCATCTGTTTTCAAATTCTTATTGGAGTAGTTTTATATTGTAGTATAAATTGAAGAGTAAATACTACAGATTTTACTATAGGAATTTGTTGATGACCAAATAAGTTTAGGAAAACTACAAAGTTTATGGAAGTCAATCCATTACTGCTGTCAATTAAACTAACTTCTGAAATTTTTGCTGCAAATGTAGCTTGTCATGTACCCCATTATAAATCTTCGGAATCACAAGATGGATCTACACTGGTACCTTAGGGCACTAGAAGAGGTAGTCATTCGCGTTCTAACTAAAACATTCTCTATCAAGGCTTCTCGACTTGAGGGCTTGACTGGTGTTTGGGTTGGTATGCTGCTTCCTAATAAATCCTTCTACTTTAGTTTTATGCTTTTCTAATCCATTTTctattatattttgaaattagcccaactccacaaaatttgaagatCAGAAAATTATAGTATTTGCTACATTAATTTTAAGTTTAACTTAAATATAACATGAGTCTTTATCTTAAGTGTAAGAGGTCATAAATAGATATTTGTACTGCTTTAGCTCTTTCTGATAAAATTTAACTCTTGACTTTGTGACAGCTGATAAATAGAATTTTGATGTATGGCAAATCTAAGATTGTAGTGGTAAACTGCAAATGCTATGAGTTTGCTCCTTTAAATCCTTATTTTCATGTCAAAAACATGGTATAAACACCAAAATCACATTTGAAAATTAGTCCAAGAAATCAGGAGTTACCAACTTCTTAGCTATGTCTGCTGAGTAAGGAACTCATACACaaatttatatctatatatgtaGATTAGAACAGACTTTGAGTTGTCATTATCAAATAATGCACTTTCCTTTTCATAATCCACATTTGACAATAGCCATACCTTTAAGTTTCATACTCCATTTTATAAtagatctaatttttttttcagacAATCAGAAACTAGCAGCCATTGGAATAAGAGTTACTCAATGGATAGCATATCATGGCCTAGCACTGAATGTCACCACAGATTTAACCCCTTTTGATTGGATAGTCCCCTGTGGAATTCGAGACCGGAAAGTTGGAAGTATTAAAAATGTACTTGCAGGATTCCGTTCATCGAGTGATTGCGCTGAAGCAAATGTAGATCATCCCAATGACAGCCAGCTTCTTAATATTGCTCACGAGTCTTTGCTCAAAGAGTTTTCAGAAATGTTCCAGCTTAGAATCCAACACAAAACCATCTCTGAATTGGAGTTTTAAATGGAGTTTCAGCTGGTTTATGGTATAGGCTTTGATAGGTAGGAAGGGAGCCAAATCTTCTGTCCCACTTCTTGTGTGTCCCCAAGTCTCAAtccaattaaaatattacaactcATTTAAATGTCACATTCTGTTTAATAGTATAATACATAATTAACAAACATATTTTAGGCTTTTCTTCTAattgtatagttttttttttcaaaaaaagaaattattattttctcttttatttaatttcagatattttatttatcagaataaattatcttctccattttttttctaaatttttttattcagttaaatgaaaattaattgattatttattgttaactCGGAAATTTTCTCTGATAACATGGATATTAATGTTTGACATGTATCATGAAGGATGACGTCACGGAATTGAATAGACTTGAGTCATAGCAGTCGATTTGGAAGAGGACCCTAGTCTTGCACCCAAGTTGACTCCGGGATCTCCTAGATGGAAGTTAAAATTTCAATAACTTAAATCCAACACACTATCTTTTAGTATTTTGTACTATGAAGACATAGAGCAACCTAATCCAAGTTTTGAGAGTTGAAATTACATGAACCTGTAACTTGAAGCTAACCTAGGTACCTAGGGTTCAacccagcgcccaggttgacattctCAACTAGGATTTCAGTTTTTGGAATCGTCTTAGTGCAAAGTGGCCAAAACTTGCATTGGGACATCAATTAGACATACCACAGACATGTTTGAGACATTAGAATAAGATTCATAGCAAATTGATTTTTGAGCACCTAGGGCTCCGAGCACccaacgcccaggttgacaattaGTCAATTTGGGGGCCTTCCAAGTGTTCAATCAAAGATCCAACTTTTGCATTGAATTCGTCTTCATCAAAAATGGAGAAATAGGTCTTttcagaggaaaaaaaaaaattattcatggGCACAAATAATAGGGCTCGacgcccaggttgacacttAGGGTTGGCTTAGCGTCACAAAAAATAGAGTTTTTTAGGAATTCTTTTGAGCATCATCTCCGTCTTCAAAAAATATTGAGATTCAACTATTTTTTGGGACCAAACGGAATTTTTGAAGGAGCAAAAGTGGGACCCAACGCCCAAGTTAATACCTGGGGTTGGGCCCAGCGCCGAGGTTGACATTTTATTAACATTGGTTGTTTCCAATCCTATACAATAAAAAGTGTTCTGGACATTTTTACCGTAATTGGAAATAACGAAGATTCAAGTAAACTCGAGGAGAAAACCACGAGCTCGTGTCCCTAGAAATAGGGCCCAGCGCCAAGGTTGACAATCAACCTGAAACGTTGCCTTCAATTGCTCAAATGCCAATTTCGATGCGACAGTTGAATCTGGCATGGTCAAAAACGGGGGATTGATTGACCTGGGCCTTGTGGTTGTTGCCTGGTCGAGTGGTCGTGATAGCAACTGTGAGGATTTATCCCGTATGATGATAGGTCTCTTGAGTGTTTGCTTCATGAGTAGATGCTCGTAGTACTATACCGACTATTCCTTTCAAAATAGTCTTCCTCAAAGTGACATGTATGGAGGGAATTGGATCGATTACTCCAGTTCAACATGTATCCATGCACCCATGGAAAGTATTCGTACTATTGGTTGTTAGGGCCTCAGGCAAAGTACCTACACCAAGCACCTTGTTTATCACAAAAGTATTTCCGAGTGTGGGCTAGTTCATTAATCTTCACCTTTCAAATCTCATACTCGTCACTTTCATGGTAGAGCTTCTGGGGTCTTCCCCTAAGTATGATTATAGGTCCCTTTCCTTTTGCAGGGTCACGGGGTGGTCTAGAGTCATTAGACTTGTGAAGAGAATCCCATGGAGGAGATTAGTTTCCCGCATTATTTGAATTGCTTCGAGCAGAATTGTGGTTGGTCCTATCAGTTGCGTGTGGTGGACTTGTAGGTCTGCGATCGAGTCTGAGTCCTTATGGATGCTCACTCGTAGCTTGTTTCCATAACATGTGATTGCTCCATACCAGGCAAAGATCCCATATATCCACGATTCTCAGTCTAAGTCTTTTCGGACGCTCTCTCGTAGTTTGTTTCCTTATGGGAAATCTCAGTGCCTGCTGCTTGTTGAGCAGTGGTGTGGCTACTGAGAATGGTAGTGTTGCTTTGCATGTTCATGGATGATTGCTTACTTGAACTTATGAATTCCTTTCGGAACAAAGTTCTTGATAGAGAAATCGAATCTTAGTTAGGGAACTCGAGTtgtggctctcaatgaaagcaccaataTGTTGAGTCAATAATTTAGACTAAGACTCTTCTAAGTCACACCCACTTGCTAGATTGGTGAGAatgaaataattgttaattaattataagagAGACACAACAATTTATAGTATTTCACTTCCTATATCGCGATAATAATGGAGCTACGTCTACGtcgagtttttatttctcacaaGATGGTATTACAAAAATAGGTTAAGTGTCAAGGCTTCAATTTCTAAAGAGAGAAACTAGAGAGAGAAGCTTTGATCTTGTGGGTAGTTTTCTCAAATTTGAAATAAACTAAGGGGgctctccttttataggtgaaggaggcctacaaaaataagaaaaaataatacaaaatatgaaaaaaaaaattgactaattTTTGACCGTATATGATGATCTAACAGTCAAAATTAACTTCTGAGGTTGATAGTCAATTTTCTAAGTTTGGATCGCGATGGCAGGACCCGCTTTGGGTAAACTGGAGCTTATTCTCGTAACTCCTTTGAGGGTGAAATTTGAGGTTGATAACTTCAGAATTGCAGTTGAAGTGTGAGACATTACTTGATAGAGCATTGAATTAGCTTCGAAACACAAGTTGAATCGTGTCAATCAAATCAATATTGAGTGAGTAATGACTATTTTACTGAAGATAATTCATGATTCAGCGTCCAGGTTGACATCCAGTGCCTAGGTTGACATCttagcgcccaagttgacatatgTCGTCAACCCGGACGCTGGGTAAGTGGCGAAACGTCCAAGGGATGTACTTTATgatgcctaagtgatattttgatATCACTTTGATATCACTTAGTCTATTTCTATATTCTGGGGAAGCTGGTCACTAGTTCTCAGAGATGTTGGTGTTCTGTGGAAATTTGAGACTCAAAATTCTTCATTTTCGAGTGAGTTTCTCATGTTGGAAATGAGAAATGCAAAATTGTGAATTTGACTTCTCTGACTTCATGGATCTTAGTCATTGTGAAAAACTAAACGGACGATCGAAACAAAATTAGAATTGGATAAACAGAACCCAACACACCAGGCCATTTGTCAACCCGGGCACTAGGTACTTCATTTCCTAGCTCTCAGGATGTCATTTTGATACTTTCAATGTTCTTGAACTTGAGGATGAGGTCTCTTACCCTATTTTTGATCATTCTAGATTCACTGGTCGAATCAGATTTGGCATTTGAGTGATCAAAATAAGCGCACCAAGttgattgtcaacctgggcactgggCCCACCGCCAAGTCAATCTAGGCGCTGGGCTTTGCTTTTAGGGCCTCGAGTTTGTAGTTTTCTTTCTGAGTTTGCTTGaatcttcattattttttatgacaaaaaaatgcGTGAAATACTTTTTCGAGAACTTGATTGGAAACAGCCCTggttgacaatatgtcaacaTGGGCGATGGGTCTCCTTTATGGCCCTTCGAAAGTTCCGTTTGGTCCCcaaaaatagttgaatcttaatCTTTGCTAAAAACTGAGAAGATGCTCGAAAGAATTCTCGTAAAATATCATCAATTGGCCtaggttgacaaaatgtcaacctgAGCGTTGGGCCCCCGAGTGTTAACTTGGGTGCTAGGCCTTGCTTATGGCACCCAGGAAGTGTTGTTTCTTCCCCCGAAAGTTCCTATTTCCCCATTTTTGATAAAGATGAAGAAGATGCAAAAGTCGAATCTTCGATCTGATACTTGGAAGGCATCCAGATTGAcaaattgtcaacctgggcgctgggtgCCCAGGCAGCGAGTGCTCTGGGTGCTCAAAAATGAACTTTCTCTGAATATGATTCTGATGAGTGCATATTCGTACACTCATTCTTAGTCAATTATTAGATAGATTAGTatttagttttgtatatatttgaTGTGTTTTTTTTCAGAATGCTATATCATTGAAGTTAAATATGTGCTATCATAGAAAATTATGTTGATGCCATTACATGACATTGATGCtatctctttttttaaaaaaattaaaggtaaATAAGTAGTgtgataaaatttataattaaaagaaattatattaaataataatatgtgagattataattataatattttggctaattagcaattttcctcccgaactttgacatgtactaaatcatgcccactgaaattttttggccgttaaaaattcctcttgaactattaagattgttagatttaaggacttttgtctaattttagtaaaaaaattctaacatagatgaaagttcagggagcatgatttaatacatattaaagtttgaggggcatgatttgatagatatcaaagtctggggagcatgatttagtacataaacaatcactgaaacagtaaaattgaatgaaattagacaaaagtccttaaatctaacaatctcaatagttcagggggaatttttaacggtcaaaaaagttcagggggcataatttggtatatgtcaaagttcgggagaaAAAATTGTTAATTAGCCTAATATTTTTGAAAGATGCTATACTATTAGAGCGTTTTTAGAATTAAGAGtgttaaaattaagaaaaattatctcatatactgtttttttttttcaaatttattgtttgagtttctaaagtggtttctCCAATAGTTtttatgtgggttgctatacgGATTTTGGTTGCGATTTAAGTTACTCCGTTAATTGTAACAAGGGTTTCTACGTAAAattctataaaaatacaaaaaaaaaatattttgaagtgtaaagataaaaaatcttttaaaaataatataaaaaaataaaataaaatattatattttgaaatgatatgaatttttttatcaGTGTCACTCTAAAAGTTAAAACAAGAATAAAGTAAAACACCAACCAAACATATTATATGGGACAATCTTTATTTATTCTTCTTTAATATTAGGCTTTACCACACTCTTTaccatattatatttattgCTCACTCCATCATCATCTTCGAATCCTTACTATTATTCTTTTCCTCATCTTTCTTGAAACTCCTTTGGTTCTCTCTTGTACTTTAAactacatataataatatatataaactcaTTTTTCCTTAATTCCGAAATCCAAATTAATATTTGATttgttttaaaaagaaaaagaagaagaagaagaagaagaagaagatgatatgGGAAACCTGTTCTCCATACTAAGTAGAGAGAAGAAGAGTTCATCATCAAATTCCAGAAGAAGCCATAAAAGTATTGAAAAGAGTACTAATAATGGAAATAGTATTGGTTTAGGGCGTAAGAGCTCTAATTCTTCTAACTCTAAAGCTTATAGCTTTTTGGGATCAACTTCGTCCATTAGCAATAAAAGTAAGAAAAAATATGGCTTCATTCCTGACACTTTCACTTCTCTTCCTCAGGTACACtacttattctatttttttttataattaaaacccttggttttgtttttttaaatttgtttatgGGATAATAGTAATGTTAATAATTGATCAATTCTTAAATTTTATGATCatgtgaaaaaagaaaaaggggaaGACTTTTAAAAACAAGGGAAAGTTGGAAAATATTTTGGATAAGAAGAGAAATGATTAAAAAGATTTTTAAGAGGAGATAGTTGGTAGATAAGAGTAATAATTGTATTGGTATAGGAGTGGTAGAACCGTAGAAGATCTATCCAAGTACTTTTTTTGaaattagattaaagttgaCCCACAAACGACAACTTCCAAAGTCGTCCTTGAAAATTAGAACGTTATCAcactttttttttgaatgataaAACTATCACTCATAGTTTCaaaatcatatttatatatttatataaaataaataaataaatacttttttttgtttttttttgaatggaaataCTTTTAGATTATGTTTTAGGAAAAGTTATTATTGGAACGTTTGTTTTAATAAGTGACAaattagtttttatattttttaaaatagtttaaactctgaattaaatttttattaaaataaaacttaataataatttgaataagatgtgttatgataaaactggttacgtttactatattttttcttgtttagaattattttcaaattgattatattaaaaaaaatatattaaaattgagTTCATAGTcttatatatactaataaataaaggatttatttatttttatttagtaaaataaatagctcaattaataatttttgttaaaatatatggtataaaatagtattaacaagaaaaaattatattaattattataagaaaattttatggTGAACCTTAAAAATGgaacattattaatttattatttgtcAGAAAATTTTATCtaagataataaaatatataaaattgatgaaatattattttaaaataaaaaggcATGCACCTTATTATTACATTGCAAATAGCGATATATTGAAAAGAGTGTATCATCACTTATGACTATTTATATATCGAAAACATCAAAGGGTCATACATTCAtatttaaagggtatattttgAACTCAACTCACTGACTTTCTTGGTCATTgtgatttttctatttaaaaactattataaaaaaataaaaaatccacacataataaaatatatgacaaataaattgaaagagatttgaaaaataagacggatattaaataatatgtttttcttttttctttttaagaacATATTGGTCAAGTTTGGTTAACATAAAATTCAATACAAAATATCTTCTTATCAAAAccatttttcacttcaaaattgTTCACTCGAAAAATAGAAGAAATAAATTGTTAAACACAATTAATATTGTCATTGAaaggataaatattattttggactttgtattttgtaaaagttattaattggatcttttattttgttatataaCAAAATAgtccctgtattttttaaattatacaaataggaccatgaactgattttttttcaaaataaaacttaataataattcaatctagagatgttatgacaaaactagttatattttttgtatctgttcgtgttagaaattgtcttaaagttgattatattaaaaaataaaattgttaaaattgagctgggtcctatttttaccatttaacaaaatagagggtccatttattattaaacaaaacagagggtccaattggtaacttttgcaaaacatagggtccaaaataatatttaccctttTAAAAACTACTTAAACTTTTGTGTTGCTTATTGCATTAATAGATAGATGATTCCCTAtcagttttaaaaattttgacaGTACAAAAattacagtataaataatttattgtacgCATGATTTTATGCGTGTAAAAGTAActattttaaactttatttttagtattataaattttttgaaatttttataagATTGACAAAGAATTATGTGACTACCTTAAAAGCTatcataaaaaattagaaaaaaatatacttgaGTATACTTTGGGAGCATTTGGTATGGGATAAAGACTTGATGGGAAtaagaatataaaaattgaattaaaatttaatgaGTCGACCAAGGAATTGATGTTTGTaagtaaatttaattttttaaattaaaatagtaGTAATGTTAACTCTCTTCATCGTATGAGTTTCATATTTCATCAAAGTCTATTGTCTTCAAATTTATTATCTCCAACTCAAATTCACATAATAAATACCTTATTAGGTTGTGTTTGATTGAAAGAAATGAAAACATAACTAAAATAGGAATgacatttaaatattttaaaataaaaccgaatgaaataaaagttatttatttaatttctattctattttatttcattaccTCTAAATAAACGCCACTTTAAGAACATGTTGTACCAGTAGAGGACAAGAAAGTGTACCGTAGACCTAACGAAAGGATATGAAATACTTTTCTTATAGCAGCCATTGGAGTTTGTCCTTGcactaaatttttttctttaattccaATAAACGTATTGATTCTTTTCTTCCACCTCTTCTTCactttttaacttttatttatttattgaaagagatttttatgttgttttgtttagaaaaaatagaaatttttattaatagataaattgaacaaaatctattatataaaaatataatgggtaaattgcggcataaatacctaatgtttttgattttatacacttaaatacttagggctcgtttggaacgccgtattagatcgtattgtattgtattgtattgtattatattgaattgaattatatatcatatttttatataatactatgttaaactttaatttatattaaaatattatatatttaggtgtccataaaagttaataccacatatagttttacataaaaatattgcataaaatacaatttaatataatacaatacaatacaatacgacttaatacggcgttccaaacgagcccttaatgtttatttttggtggcaaaaatacctaatgttacaattctcttacaccgtttaactcataaatatagacACGTGGAGGGCCCAAatacattacatttatttattttattttaaaatttaatattcttaatataaaaaactaaatattatttgttttttaaaaaaaataagagagatgcAATACTAAATTACCATAGCTGAATGAACCAGTATAGTATATGGAACATGATTATCGAATTGAAGTGCTAATatcatgtgaaaattgttaatgaaaacacgttttttttttttttgaaacaagtagcatttactttctgatattaagaatattaagttttaaaataaaataaaaataaatgtaatgcatctaaAGCTTTcacgtgtccatatttatgagttaacataagtggtagtaacggtgtaagagaattgtaacattgaGTATTTTTgccactaaaaataaacattagatatttaagtgtataaaatcggaaacattaggtatttatgccacaaTTTACCCAAATATAATTCATCAACAATAATAATAGACATACCAAGTCGTTTACAATAGtgctttggtttttttttttttatcaattttttatttttaaaattaaaaaaataaaaatattttttaaaattatgttctataaaattgcttttaattttttcaattttttaattaaaaatctaaattttaaaaataaaaaaa is a window from the Cannabis sativa cultivar Pink pepper isolate KNU-18-1 chromosome 1, ASM2916894v1, whole genome shotgun sequence genome containing:
- the LOC115703947 gene encoding octanoyltransferase LIP2p, chloroplastic yields the protein MAFAVTHSVSSNLLCPTHDKLRKPRQQRRSLQKVQSTLNRVDFDTQKVTSRNSSTRKDCECFDLYEKIIPYGMAWSWQKRLVNEKRDMIQRKEDCPDTLIVLQHNPVYTLGTSSSENFLNFDLKNAPYEVHRTERGGEVTYHGPGQLVMYPIINLRNHKMDLHWYLRALEEVVIRVLTKTFSIKASRLEGLTGVWVDNQKLAAIGIRVTQWIAYHGLALNVTTDLTPFDWIVPCGIRDRKVGSIKNVLAGFRSSSDCAEANVDHPNDSQLLNIAHESLLKEFSEMFQLRIQHKTISELEF